AGCAGCTAAATATCAAAGCAGGTAGAGATCATTTAAAGATATTAAATAGTATTAATCCTCGATTGATCCCATTCTATGATTTTTTTGAAGTTGATAATTTTATTTCAGGCGAAACTAAATTTAAATATACTCCATTTGGGATTACAGCTTCCGACCAACCGCTGAAAAATATAACATCACTGAAATTAAATGGGATCTATGGTTTGGAAATATATAATGATCTTATTAAGGGTAAATTATAATCCATACAATTTGATAATATTCCATTGATTACAAGCTATGTTTCAAAATTTAGCCATTTACGGTTAAATGTAAAGCTCTGCACACTCTAATTAATACTTTTAATTTTACAAACTTTATGAATCGTTAAACCAACTCATTAAACAATGAACGAATTTAAACTAATAGCCCTACGACCTTTAGAAGGTTGTGACAAAAATTATAAAAAGATTCTACATGAAAATGAAACTTATGTTTTTTATAACGAATATGACTTTTCAAGATACAATACGAAAAGGCGTGAAATTAGCATAAAAAAAATACACTCTCCTGATTTATATTCGTTTACGAACGGCCTAAAAAAAGAAATTAAGCTGAATATTAGTGCAATTGTAGGACAGAATGGCTCGGGCAAAAGTAGTTTAGTAGAATTATTCTATGTGTCCTGTTATAACATATCAGTTATAAATCATGTTCTATACGACGAAGAAGATCAAAGACTATTGGGGGCTGATGATATTGTAAAAGATATTAATATTGAAATTTTTTATCAATTGAACAATAATGTTTACATGATAAATATGATTGGAAATAAGATTAGAAACTATGTTTTACAAGATAATATCTTCATGATATCAAAAGACAAATTTAAATTAGATAGCTTTTTTTATACCGTCGCAATTAATTATTCGCTTCATTCTCTAAATTCAGAAGTTTTAGGTAATTGGGTCCGAAAAATATTTCATAAAAATGATGGATACCAAACACCTATTGTTTTAAATCCATATCGACACAAAGGGATAATTGATATTAATAATGAAGAGTATCTGGTCAAATCCCGGCTGATCTCTAATATTTTAGGAAGGATAGATTCAAGAGTCAAACCTGAAGAAACTCTGCGAAATATTTTAGATAGTAAAACAGCATATCGTCTCAGAGTGGAAATAAATCGAGACAAATTTCAGTATGAAAACTCTAAACCAATATTTCCTATTACTGAAACAATTGGCAAAACTATTTTGCCGTTGGTTTATAAATATTTTTTGAAAGATGAAAATTTTGAACCTAAAAATACTTTGCTCAACAGATATGCTAAAGAATATATTCTTTACAAGTTACAAAGCATTTGTTCTAAATATCAACCTTATAAAAAACTTTTTAGATCTTTTACTGATAATATTGGACAAGCAAATGACTATCTGAGAATGTTATCCGAAGAAAATAGCCATGTCACTTTAAAATTAATTCAAGCCATAAATTTCTTAAGAAATGAATTATATTTTGATCGTAAAGAATCTTTTGATCTTACAGTTGCATATCTATCAACTCAACTTGATAAGCAAATCAAAACAAAAGATCAAAAACTGATAGATATTCTTCCACCAGCATTTTTCAAGGTTGATATTGAATTTAAAGATTCTGATTCATTTAGCCACCTAAGTTCTGGTGAGAAGCAACGAGTTTACAGTCTTGCAACATTAATATATCATATTAATAACTTAAGCTCAACAAATGCGAAGATTGTAAATAACAAGTACAATAATGTAAACGTAATTTTTGACGAGCTAGAGCTTTATTTTCATCCTGAGCTACAGAGAAACTTAATAAATGACATTATTGAAAACGTCAAGAAAATTAATCTAAATGAAATCAATTCCATCAATATTCTTTTGATTACTCACTCTCCTTTTATTTTATCAGATATCCCTAACGAGAATATATTGTTTTTGTCAAATTTAGGAGCTGCTGATCAAACTCCTAGAAATACAAAAACTTTCGGTGGAAATATTCACGAATTGTTAGGTAATAGTTTTTTTCTTCGAAATGGATTTGTGGGGGAATATGCGAAGAATAGAATACAAGGAATTATCGACATTTTAATTGATAGTGATAATAAAAAGAAAAGCAAACTTGATAAAAATTCTATTTGGAATGAGATTCAAATTATAGGTGAGCCATTTTTAAAGCAGAAGATCGAGGAAATGTTTTATCTAAAATTTGACAAAGAACTTAAAATATCAGAGCTTAGAGAAGAAATTAAAAGACTGGAAAATGGTTAAATTAAAGAAAAATACTAACGGTGCACAAGAGCATATGGTAATTGCTTCGTCATTAATTAGGAAGCGTATTAATTCAGTAATAAGTAAGGGATCAATTGGAAGAGATAAAGTTATAGCCCTAACAAATGATGTTAAAAACTTTTTAGAAAATCTCCTTATTGGAGACAAGTTAGAAAATTTAATTTTAACTCAACCGGAAGATTTAACTTCTTTAATAAGAGGAATATCAATTAATTACCCCAATTTTATAAATCCAAATTCTGATGAAAATTTACTACTTAGAAATGTTTTCGTCGTACACGGATATAATCACGATGATTTTGATAAATTAGAATTTATTAAGCGGATTAATGTTGATACATGTCCTTACTGTAATAGATCATATATATATTATTTATCAAGAGTAGGAAAAATAAAACCGCAAATAGATCATTTTTATCCTACAAATCTATATCCATTTTTAGCACTTACATTCTACAATCTTATCCCATCCTGTCAAACGTGCAATGGATTTGGTGCAAAAGAAGGTAATTGTCCCATTTTACATGATATGATCAATCCATATTTGATCGAAAATGAAGATTTTGAATTCACTTACAAAATAAAGCATATTAATTTTTTAAATCCCTTAATGGATAAAAACAGTGTTGAACTTTTGATGCGTCGTAAAATAGATGGCAATACTAAAATTTTAAAGTTAGATCAACTTTACCAACAACATTCTGACCATTTACTTGAACTGATCATTAAAAGTAAGGTTTCTTACTCTGACAAGTATCGAACATATTTAAAGTCCTATGCTGGTCTAAAATTTAATAATTCTGAAATTGATCGTATGATTTTAGGCAATTATTCTGAGGAAGATGATATTCATAAAAGACCTTTATCCAAGCTGTATCAGGATATTGGATTATCATTAGGACTCATTAAAAGGTCAACGCAATAAATCTTAAATTTAAAATTAAACGGAAGTAGGTGGCTGGTGGATGATAAATACGAATGAAAATGTACGAATTAGTTTATTAATCTGAATTAGTCAATACTTAATCTGACAGTTATAATCAAATTAGTATTGACTAAATTCAACACTAATATCCCTATTATTTAGTTTTAAGACTATCCCTCAAAACCGCCATATCATCGCTCACTTTCTTATCCAGAATCTTTGCATAATGCTGAGTAGTTTTAATATTCGTATGACCCAGCATTTTACTCACACTTTCAATAGGAACGCCATTGGACAAGGTAACAGTAGTAGCAAATGTATGCCTTGCAATATGAAACGTCAGATCCTTATTGATTCCACAAACGCTTGCAATTTCTTTGAGATAAGAATTCATTTTCTGATTGCTCAGAACCGGAAAAAGCACATCTGCGTTGACACATTGTGGATGATTCTCATACTTTAAAACCACTTCCTGAGCCACAGGCAATAGCGGAACTCTGGTTGAGGTATCGGTCTTTTGACGATGGGTAAAAATCCACTGGTCACCATCAATCCCGACGTTGATGTTAGACTTAGACAATTGCTTGACATCCACATAAGCCAGACCTGTATAGCAGCTGAATAGAAAGATGTCACGAACTTTGTTCAATCGGTCAGATGCAAATTTCTTTTCATAGATCATCTGAATCTCTTCTTTGGTAAGATAAGGACGCTCCACAGCTTTTATTTTTGCTTTGTAACCAAGAAAAGGATCTTTGGTAATCCAGCCGTTCGCCATACATAATCGCATAATCTTTTTGAAATTTTTGAGGTATTTCACAGCGGTATTATTTCCACATTTTCTTACACTGCGCAGCCAGAAATCATAATCACTGATAAAACCGTGATCGATTTGCGTGATATCAATATCAGAAACTTTGTATTTCCAACTAATGAATTCCTGGGTATGCTTTAAAGATGTTTTATAACGTTCTAATGTACCGGGAGCAAAATCCTGACCGACCAAAGCTTCCACTTTGTCATTATGCTCCTGAAAGATGGGAATGAGCATTCTTTGATCAATGTCAGTTCCAAGTAGTTTAGATTTTAAACTCTCTGCGGTTACAAAGTTTTCTTCTTTCAACATCAGGTAGTGGAAATCGTAAACTTTCTGTTCCAAAGTTTTAAGATAGAGATTCAGTGTTTTAGCTTCTTACGAATTACCCAATGCCTTGTGTGCTTTAACATCCCACTTCTTCGGATCGATATACCTTTTAGCGGCAATGTCTGCTGCCTTGCCGTCTATCGTAATTCGTAAGTAGATGGGAGCGGTTCCATTTGTTCTGATCTTATTCTTTTTGATAAAGAATAACAGGTTGAATGTTTTGTTCATTGTGTGATAACTTTAATGGTTTAATAATTTACTTTTTGTTACCACTTTTTGCAAGATGTACAATCGTTAGATAGCCTATTGGTCGGGTTTTCATTGATTTTTCGTGACCCATTTTTGTAATTTTTTGAATGGGACACGAAATAGGACATATAAATCGTGACCTATTTTGATTTTTTTTGATAAAAGCGTAAAACAAAAAACGCTGTAAACATCGATGTTTACAGCGTTTTAGCTTATTTTGGTTTCCCAACTGGCGGAGAGTGAGGGATTCGAACCCCCGGACCTCCCCTACAGACCTGCTAAACCACCTATATAAAGGTATTTTAATGAATAAGCCATTGAATGTACTTTATCTATAAAGTCTAATATGAAATGCTTTACTATTATCATCTTCTTCGAGTCCACAATCTAGAAAAATAGTCTCCCATTCTTCATGCTTATTATAGAAATTCAATTCACAATATTCTTGGCAACAAATGTGTAAATCAAATATACTTGTCATCGTAATTACCGCTAAAGGAAATAGAATATCTTCACTTATTTCCCAAGCTAAATCAATCCAATTAACATCTTTATTGGATTCATCAACAAACTTTTGGAACATTTTTCGTATCTCATCCTTTCTAGTCTCAATATTCTCATTTGATCCTATGAATACTCCTGTTTGCTTAAAATTATAATTAAGACAAATCTCAAATTCATCAGACATCTTAGAAAGGAATTTATGCTTACCAATATTTTCATCATATATTTCACTCCACATATCTGCATCAGTCAGCTCTACTATATCTAAATATCTTTTGTTTTTAATAATTTCCTTCAGCAAAACTGATCTTCCAAGATAGGTGTCCATTTCATAGATTTCATCTTTAGTATGAAAATGTAGTGCATAATCTATAATTTTAACTTTATAATCTTTCTGTTCTAGCCCTGTAAATTTTTCAAATGCTTGTAAATACTCATCATAACTATCTAATCCGAATTTACGTCCATACATATCAAAGATATTCCTTGAAATACTGTCAATTCCTGAATCTTTTAATAGGTCCAAAGACTCTTCTTTTAAAGCTTCTAAAATTCCCTCTCTTCCTAACTTTATCAAGTCATAATACCTTTTGAAAAGATATGCTTCAAAGTTTTTTAAGGTAAAAAAATGAATATCCGAATCACTTATTTTTTGGTCCTTACAATTCCATATACTGGGATCAACACGATATTGCATGTTAAAGCTTACTTTCATTTCTTCATCAACAAGTTGACAATATAGATTTTCATTATTGTCCAAATTTAAATAATACTTAATAGTCATAGTCGAAATTTAATAATGTTAAACAAATATTTATATTGTGTTAAAGAATATTTTTATGAAGATTCATACATATATTCTTTAATTTGTAGTGAATTTATCTTATTTGACTTTCAATTCTTAATCGAAAGGAATTTATATCCTTGTTTTTCCTTTGGTTTCCTATTTAGTTAGGTTATATTATTTTAAAGCATTTTGTTTCAGCAAATTTTATATTCCAAATTCATTATATATGAAATTTTATTCACACTTTAAAAACCAATTAAACAACTATTAATCAAGCAAATAGATAAATATACCATATATTTAATGGAAATATTAAAAATGGAAATATCACTACTAACAAAAGAAGATTTACTGGAATTTAAAATCGAACTATTGCTTGATATAGAAAGAATATTAGATGAAAAAATACAACATCTGGAATATACACCTAAGAGTATGGACCCAGAATGGGTAAGAAGTAAGTCTATACGGGATTTTATGAATATTTCTCCGGGTACACTTCAAAATCTTAGAGTAACAGGAAAGATCAAATTTAAAAAAGTCTTAGGTTCATATTACTACAATATCGATGATTTAAAAAAACTATTTGAAAATGAAAAAGGATAATACAATTAATTGGCTCTATTTTTTAATTCAAATTACAGCAGATCAAAGACTCAATGTTTGGCATATTTCATTACTATTAGCAATAGTAAAAATTGCTTATATCCAAAATGATAATGAAACTATATTCGTTAGTAGAAGCAAATTAATGTATCAATCACATATAAAATCAATTCCTACATACCATAAATATTTTAAGGATCTTCAAAATTTTGGATATATAAAATATACACCATCATACCATCCAGGTTATCAAAGTACTATTGATTTCTTGAACTTCAAAATTATCTATTAAATACATTTAAAATTCGATCAATATCAGCAAGAAATTGGTTCGAAGATAATACTGTCAAGTTCACACAAAAAGCCAAATGGCGCCACTTTAAGACAAGTGGCGCCATTTTTAAATATACTATTATATACTATTCTGTAAATTTTCTATTTTGAATTATCCAATATTTATTTCCTAAATCAAGAACAAAAAAGAAATGTAAGACTGTTCTTTATTTCAGTAATTCAGACGGTATTCCCAATATTTCTTTCATTATCAGAAATTACAATAATAATCAATTTCCTAATATAGATTATTCTTAACAATCTTGATTGTAATGATAACTTTCAGTATATTTATATTTACATCAGGTAAAATAACAACTAATGTACGACACTTTAATTGAATACATCAATTCACGGGTCTCAAGACCTTTAGCAGCTAATGAAATTAACATTATAAAAAATAATTTTGTTCCTTATAAACTCAAAAGACGGGAATTTTTTTTGCATGAAGGAGATGTAAGTACTTATATGGGATTTCTTGCTAAGGGTTCCATGAAAAAATACAGTACAGATACTAAAGGTACCGAACATATCATAAGTCTTTATATTGAAGGCTGGTGGGTAGGTGATCGTGAAAGTTTTTCAAAACTATCACCCTCTTCCTTCAATATTGAGGCATGTGAAGATACCGATTTATTGGTCTTAACAAAACAAGCCGGAGAAGAAGTATTCACACTTCCTATCATGAATGAACTTACCCGTCATTTGGACCAAAACTATTCTTTCGCCACTCAGAAAAGAATCAATGCTGCTATAAGTATGACAGCAGAAGAACGATATAATATACTCATTGATAGCTACCCTGAATTTTCGCAGCGATTTCCACAGCACCTGATTGCATCATATTTAGGCATTACGCAGGAAACGCTGAGCAGAATTCGATCCCGGGCGGTCAAAAAATAATCAGGCTTTATTGACAATAGGGATTACCTTCGTCCCGATTAATTCAATGGCCCTAAGTATATCATCTTTAATCAGTCCGGGATTATCCATCTGAAATGTAAATCTTGATATACCGCCTAGCGCCTCACTATGTCGTAAAATCTTTTCTGCAACTTCTTCTGGATCGCCAATAACATAAGCTCCGGTAGGAGCAGCCCATCCTCTCTCCTTTCCAATTTAATTTAAATTGGAGGTATTTTTTTATTCTTGATTTCAAACAAGCCAGATGTTTTGGAAGCTATATATCAAATGTTCATCACGACTTCGAAAAATTCCAGTTTCGAATGCCAATGGATCATCACTTAGAACTCATTTCGTTACTGTAGGAAAAACCAGAAAGGTGAAAAAAAAGCAGCATAGTGCATAAATATGATCGAATCACAATCAATTTTTTTGATAGAATCCCTACTGATTATACAGCCTAAGAATCTCTACCAATTCGGGTATGGATCGTATTTTCAGCTTTTCAAACAATCTGTTTTTATAAGTACTGATCGTAGATGAATGGAGATTCAATTGATTAGAAATTTCTTTAAGAGGAAGACCTTCCGCAATTTTATTAGCAATTTGCAATTCGCGGTCTGATAGTGCTTCAAAGGGAGAATTTCCGGCAGCACCAGTTAGTGATTCTAAAAAAATAGCTTCTTTTATACTATCACTAACATATCGACCCTTACTGAACATCGCAGTTAGAGCAGTTTCAATTACTTCAGCAGAGCTTTGTTTGCTTAGATAGCCACCAGCACCCATTTTTAGGTAGCGTATCCCATACAGTTCTTCATCCTGTGAAGAAAATATTAGAATTTTTAGTTCAGGTCGGTGAATTTTTATATAATCTATTGCGTCCTGAACAGCACCATTAGGCATATTAACGTCCATAATGGCCAGATCCAATTCTTCTTTCAGAATGAGTTTGTACAACGATTTATAATCCTCTACTTCAAAAATTATGGCATTCGGCATGAGTCGTTTGATTGTTTGTATCAAACCCATCCGGACGATACCATGATCATCTGCTACAGCAATACGAACGTTTACTTTTGAACCCATCATTCTATAAATTTACGTAAAAATAGGGAAACCGTAGTGCCTTTATTTTCAGCGGAAATGATTTGGATGTCTCCATGCAGCAAGGATATAAAATTTTTTACAATTTTCAAACTTAACCCAACTCCTTTCTCACCGGCAGTTCCCAGGAATATAGGAATGTTATAAGTGTAAATCTCAGATAAATATTTTTCATTCATTCCCGTTCCGAAATCAATCACCGAAAGTACCACGTTATCATCTTTCGTGATGGCTTGTAAATATATATCTTGTCCAGGCAGAGAGTATTTTACTGCATTGTTAAATATTTTGTCTAAAACATATTCGAGTAACACTCGATCGCCCGCAAGAAATGCATTGTGCTCTCCTTTAAAATAAAAATTAATATTTTTTTCTTTTAATTTAGCTGCATATCTTTCTTCTAAATAGTGAAAAAGATCCGTCACCATAATTTTAACGGGTTTAATCTTAAATTCCCCGTACTGTGTTTTTAGCCAGGTAACACTGTCCTGAACAGTTTGCAGATTCTTTTGGGCATCCCTTTTTATCTGGGGCAACAATTTAAAAAAATCTTCCTCACTTATGTTCTTTTGCTCTAGCTCTTCTATAAGCAAGAAAAATGTTCCAAACATTTCTTTTGAGTCATGAGATAATATCGAGATCAGCCCGTTTTTGAAATTGATTTCGTTTTCCAGTCTTTCGATTTTTGATTGCAGTTCGTTGACAAAATTACCCATAAATGTAGTATTAATGCTTAAAAAACCAACTACTATTTTTTAAAGTATGGTTATTAAGGTTAATAAAATCCCTGATATTCATGTTCGGAGACATTTTTTTCTCATAAAGATGATTTAATGCCATCAATGCAATAATAGGTAATTCGATTGTCTTTTCCAAAACTATTTTTTGATTTGATCCCAAGAGACGAACGGCTCTGATTATCCTATAGAAAGTGATGACATCTGAGCATACTTCTGAGAAAAAACTAAGTACTGGAACAAAAAGATAGGCATATTCTTAGCCGTACTTACAATACGACGGTATGTTAGTTAACTGGTAGCAATACAAACTGATAAATTAAAAACACGGAAATATTTTTTCCTGATCAATTAGGTCTATGTATAATTCTACTCCTATGATTGATTTTAGATTATATTATCTATACTAAAACTTTAAAAGTATTGTTAAATTTCGGTAAAGCTATAATAAACATTAATAGAGTAAGTGGTATTTTCCTTTCCAACCAAACTTTGGGCTCCCGCAGCTGGTATGGTGTATCGTACGTTCAATTCCAGATCCAAAATCGGTGTTCCGTTTAAGAGTATTTTTTGAGGAGTTTTGGATAAAAGAATTTTTAGTGTGATGTATTAAGATTTTGAATTTTCTCCATATTGGTATCAATACATATAAAATCAAAGGCCTCCTATAGGAAACCTTTGAAACACCAAATCACAAAATATTAATATGAAAAATATTTACTTTTCAGTCAGGAAATAAATTTTGCTAACATCCTAATTCCCGATGTGGAAGCTGCAGATCTTTTTAGGCCAACAGCTTACTAACAAATAAATTAACCTTTGATACTATTTAATCCCAGCAGATATGCTTTATATACTATTATCTATTTACTTTAATAAATTCTGAACGTGATAATGATAATGAGCTGAGAAAAGTTATACTTGTACGGCTTCCATTTTCATCTACTTTCAAAATAATTGATTTACAGCAGGGTGATGCTTTAAAATAGTTCTTATAACGTGTTCCACATTTGAAGCACTCTGTTACTATACTTTCATTTTTTTCCATAATATATCTGGTTTAAAAAATAAATAATTTTATTAAAACTCAGTAATTATAAAGCTGTTGCTGTATAAGTTACTGCTTGGGTATGTGTCTTCTGAGCCTGAACATTGCTAGTTCCTAGTATGGTGGCTCCGAAAGTTAAGACTGCGATTACGATTTGTTTTTTCATGATAATATTATTTTTAATTTTTATTCTTGTGTAATTGTCCTCTTTTGATATTACAAATCTACAGCGGTAAAAAAAGTTTCTTTGTAGTGGAACATGGAAGTTCATGTAGTAAAATAACTACACGGCTTATTCATATGATTTAAATAGAAAAGCCCTCAACACCAGAAAGTGTTGAGGGCTCATATAAAACTTTTTGTTTTACTTAGAGTACTGTTGCTGTATATGTTACTGTTTTAACTAGTTTATACATTAATACCTTTCATTATAAAAACGATTATTAATTTCTAAAATTCTTTCCAAATCTTGCACCCCAATGTTTCAATATTTCTTCGGTCATGGGTACAAGACTGAAACAGCCAATTAAAAACTTACTATTCCATCCAATATTGGATGCTAACAGTTTTGAAAATTAAATTGTATTAAACAAAAGCTACGAGAATTTGTTTGATAAAATTGAGGGATATAATTCATTTTTGATTTGACTTAATCGAACCAGGTCATCTATAAAAGTGTTTGAAGATACGCTCGTCTTGATTACCAAAAAACCAATAGCACTACTTCCTTTCCGAATGTATACTCACAATGGGACAAATCAGAATATTGAAAGTTAAATATCCTATTATACGGTCTCATGTTAAAAAAATACAATAAAACATCAAATATTTTAATCTGATAAGAATTAAATTTGTATTTCTATTAAAAACAATGGACAAGTTTAACTTTCTGCATCTCGTTTCCACTATTGGGATTTTCATGGTACTTTTGCTTGCCCTGTTTTTGATTACCGTAAAATCTAAGCACAGACTTTCAAACTGGCTTCTTGCTTTCTTTCTTTTTACCAATGCTGTAGATGCGGTCAAATTTTTGACGCGAGATTTTCCAATAAATCATATCAACCTCGAGGCGTTTCGTTGGAGCATTGTCTATCTGGCTCCGGCATCATTTTATCTTTATGTGTTGTCCGTTTGTTATACAAACTTCCGATTAAAACCAAAACATTTAGTACACCTAATTCCTTTTGTTGCTTATAATTTGTACTTGATGTGGGGAATTTATTCAGTAGACAGAGTCTCAAAAATACACTTTATAAATGGTATCTCTGAGATGCCTATAACGCAGTTTTTTTACTTTCTGTTCGAATTTCTATTTCAGGTGTATTTTATTGCTTCATTTCTTGTGATTAGAAAATCCAAAACGGTCTATCTTGAGAATTATACCAACCCAAATATTTCTGCACTTCACGCACTTTACAGAATAACAATTCTATATTATGTCATACATTTTATAGTCCTTATAAGATGGCTGGTTACTTTTATATTGGGTCCGGGCGAAATTCGAGCCTGGATCGTAACGCTTGATGGTTTTGCATTTTTATTTTGTACCTGTTGGTATCTGTTTGTTGCGTTAAACAATCCTGAGTTTTTCCGAGGAGTAAATTCAGACCTAAAACCAATTACAGAAGCTGTTCCGAAACGAAAAACCAGCACCGTAATCGTTGATGAAAAAAATAAGGAAATTGAACTTTTAAAAAGCTTCATGGTGGAAAAAGAACCTTATTTGGATTCTTCATTAACGATTCAGGATCTGTCGGAGCAGGTAAAAATGCCTGTCAAAGATTTGTCTACTCTGATCAACTTGTATATGGATAAACATTTCTTTGATTTTGTTAATGAATATAGAATTGAAAAAGCAATGCAAATCCTTAAAGATCCCTCTCAAAAAGAACTGACGGTTTTGGAAATTTTGTATCAAGTTGGCTTTAATTCCAAATCTTCATTTAATACTTCTTTTAAAAAATACACAGGAAAAACACCAACTGATTTTAGAAAACAAGCTTTGTAAAATAAATTATTTTCAAAAAAATGAGTTCGATTTTTTTTAATCGGTCGCGTATTAATGCATTCTGATGCATTTTTGCAGCAAATAATTAAAAATAAAATAGAATTGCCGTCAGATCAAATCAAGAAAATGATGAGATTCAATTTAATTAAAGAACGTCGTAAAATCAAACTCAAAAACTACTAATGAAAAATATATTTGTAATCTTTTTTTGCCTTTTTTCAATACATGTCTTTTCTCAAAAAAAGACAAAAAATATCCAATTTGCTAAGCCAACAAAAACAGATCTAAAAGTTGATAAAACCAATAAAAAATTAATTAATCAAATTGATTCTGTTATGGCAAAATCCTACGAAAGGGGATTATTTAACGGGAACGTGCTTATCGCTAAAAATAATAAAATCATCTATCAAAAA
Above is a genomic segment from Chryseobacterium geocarposphaerae containing:
- a CDS encoding AAA family ATPase encodes the protein MNEFKLIALRPLEGCDKNYKKILHENETYVFYNEYDFSRYNTKRREISIKKIHSPDLYSFTNGLKKEIKLNISAIVGQNGSGKSSLVELFYVSCYNISVINHVLYDEEDQRLLGADDIVKDINIEIFYQLNNNVYMINMIGNKIRNYVLQDNIFMISKDKFKLDSFFYTVAINYSLHSLNSEVLGNWVRKIFHKNDGYQTPIVLNPYRHKGIIDINNEEYLVKSRLISNILGRIDSRVKPEETLRNILDSKTAYRLRVEINRDKFQYENSKPIFPITETIGKTILPLVYKYFLKDENFEPKNTLLNRYAKEYILYKLQSICSKYQPYKKLFRSFTDNIGQANDYLRMLSEENSHVTLKLIQAINFLRNELYFDRKESFDLTVAYLSTQLDKQIKTKDQKLIDILPPAFFKVDIEFKDSDSFSHLSSGEKQRVYSLATLIYHINNLSSTNAKIVNNKYNNVNVIFDELELYFHPELQRNLINDIIENVKKINLNEINSINILLITHSPFILSDIPNENILFLSNLGAADQTPRNTKTFGGNIHELLGNSFFLRNGFVGEYAKNRIQGIIDILIDSDNKKKSKLDKNSIWNEIQIIGEPFLKQKIEEMFYLKFDKELKISELREEIKRLENG
- a CDS encoding site-specific integrase, translated to MEQKVYDFHYLMLKEENFVTAESLKSKLLGTDIDQRMLIPIFQEHNDKVEALVGQDFAPGTLERYKTSLKHTQEFISWKYKVSDIDITQIDHGFISDYDFWLRSVRKCGNNTAVKYLKNFKKIMRLCMANGWITKDPFLGYKAKIKAVERPYLTKEEIQMIYEKKFASDRLNKVRDIFLFSCYTGLAYVDVKQLSKSNINVGIDGDQWIFTHRQKTDTSTRVPLLPVAQEVVLKYENHPQCVNADVLFPVLSNQKMNSYLKEIASVCGINKDLTFHIARHTFATTVTLSNGVPIESVSKMLGHTNIKTTQHYAKILDKKVSDDMAVLRDSLKTK
- a CDS encoding Arm DNA-binding domain-containing protein — translated: MNKTFNLLFFIKKNKIRTNGTAPIYLRITIDGKAADIAAKRYIDPKKWDVKAHKALGNS
- a CDS encoding MerR family transcriptional regulator, producing MEISLLTKEDLLEFKIELLLDIERILDEKIQHLEYTPKSMDPEWVRSKSIRDFMNISPGTLQNLRVTGKIKFKKVLGSYYYNIDDLKKLFENEKG
- a CDS encoding Crp/Fnr family transcriptional regulator, coding for MYDTLIEYINSRVSRPLAANEINIIKNNFVPYKLKRREFFLHEGDVSTYMGFLAKGSMKKYSTDTKGTEHIISLYIEGWWVGDRESFSKLSPSSFNIEACEDTDLLVLTKQAGEEVFTLPIMNELTRHLDQNYSFATQKRINAAISMTAEERYNILIDSYPEFSQRFPQHLIASYLGITQETLSRIRSRAVKK
- a CDS encoding response regulator transcription factor — its product is MMGSKVNVRIAVADDHGIVRMGLIQTIKRLMPNAIIFEVEDYKSLYKLILKEELDLAIMDVNMPNGAVQDAIDYIKIHRPELKILIFSSQDEELYGIRYLKMGAGGYLSKQSSAEVIETALTAMFSKGRYVSDSIKEAIFLESLTGAAGNSPFEALSDRELQIANKIAEGLPLKEISNQLNLHSSTISTYKNRLFEKLKIRSIPELVEILRLYNQ
- a CDS encoding sensor histidine kinase, yielding MFGTFFLLIEELEQKNISEEDFFKLLPQIKRDAQKNLQTVQDSVTWLKTQYGEFKIKPVKIMVTDLFHYLEERYAAKLKEKNINFYFKGEHNAFLAGDRVLLEYVLDKIFNNAVKYSLPGQDIYLQAITKDDNVVLSVIDFGTGMNEKYLSEIYTYNIPIFLGTAGEKGVGLSLKIVKNFISLLHGDIQIISAENKGTTVSLFLRKFIE
- a CDS encoding helix-turn-helix domain-containing protein, which codes for MDKFNFLHLVSTIGIFMVLLLALFLITVKSKHRLSNWLLAFFLFTNAVDAVKFLTRDFPINHINLEAFRWSIVYLAPASFYLYVLSVCYTNFRLKPKHLVHLIPFVAYNLYLMWGIYSVDRVSKIHFINGISEMPITQFFYFLFEFLFQVYFIASFLVIRKSKTVYLENYTNPNISALHALYRITILYYVIHFIVLIRWLVTFILGPGEIRAWIVTLDGFAFLFCTCWYLFVALNNPEFFRGVNSDLKPITEAVPKRKTSTVIVDEKNKEIELLKSFMVEKEPYLDSSLTIQDLSEQVKMPVKDLSTLINLYMDKHFFDFVNEYRIEKAMQILKDPSQKELTVLEILYQVGFNSKSSFNTSFKKYTGKTPTDFRKQAL